A single region of the Hyphomonas adhaerens MHS-3 genome encodes:
- a CDS encoding helix-turn-helix domain-containing protein, with product MSNLANSNGHETRKPTDADRFVGQKVRQARRELGLTQEALSSLLGVTFQQIQKYEAGQSRLSAGRLREIAIALNKPIDYFYEPFVIELPVSQKAERDLKIMGLRQDGKRLIDRIEDDRSLRTAIHILEALEKSH from the coding sequence ATGTCCAATTTGGCCAATTCCAATGGTCACGAAACGCGAAAGCCAACCGATGCAGATCGGTTCGTGGGCCAGAAAGTGCGGCAGGCCAGGCGGGAACTGGGTCTGACGCAGGAAGCGCTTTCCTCGCTGTTGGGGGTCACCTTCCAGCAGATCCAGAAATACGAAGCCGGCCAGAGCCGCCTCTCGGCTGGCCGGCTGAGGGAGATCGCGATCGCACTCAACAAGCCGATCGACTATTTCTATGAGCCCTTCGTCATTGAGCTGCCGGTCTCCCAGAAAGCGGAACGGGACCTGAAAATCATGGGCCTGCGCCAGGACGGCAAGCGGCTGATCGACCGGATCGAAGACGACCGGTCCCTGCGCACAGCGATCCATATTCTCGAAGCGCTGGAGAAATCGCACTAG
- the rsfS gene encoding ribosome silencing factor has protein sequence MRVVAESLAKSLEDDKAEDLLFIDLQGKSSLADFMIIASGRSGRHVAALADHISQEAKKLTGRPASVEGMPNADWVLIDTGDVIVHLFRPEVREFYNLEKIWAPDSAHMRSKAQ, from the coding sequence ATCCGCGTCGTGGCCGAGTCTCTCGCAAAGTCCCTTGAAGACGACAAAGCTGAAGACCTTCTCTTCATCGACCTTCAGGGCAAATCCTCGCTTGCCGATTTCATGATCATTGCGTCTGGCCGTTCCGGACGCCACGTGGCTGCCCTTGCCGATCACATTTCCCAGGAAGCGAAGAAGCTCACCGGTCGCCCGGCGAGCGTAGAAGGCATGCCGAATGCGGACTGGGTCCTGATCGATACAGGGGATGTCATCGTCCACCTGTTCCGGCCCGAAGTCCGGGAGTTCTACAATCTGGAAAAGATCTGGGCGCCTGATTCTGCCCATATGCGCAGCAAGGCCCAATAG
- a CDS encoding 23S rRNA (pseudouridine(1915)-N(3))-methyltransferase RlmH — protein sequence MRLIFLVVGKMKSGPERELVDEYLKRARPVARGLGFRGIEEVEVASGGGLDAEAGRILDKIPSGARVLRLDEFGPAMGSSDFAGKLASWRDQGVPDLVFLIGGAEGYGEAVRKAASDTLAFGPQTWPHRFVRAMLAEQVYRAMSILAGTPYHKA from the coding sequence ATGCGCCTGATTTTCCTGGTGGTCGGCAAGATGAAGTCCGGCCCGGAACGCGAACTCGTCGACGAGTATCTCAAGCGTGCCCGGCCTGTGGCACGCGGGCTGGGCTTCCGGGGCATCGAGGAAGTCGAAGTCGCCAGTGGCGGCGGACTGGATGCTGAAGCCGGGCGTATTCTCGACAAGATTCCTTCCGGCGCCCGCGTGTTGCGCCTCGATGAATTCGGCCCGGCCATGGGCTCGTCGGATTTTGCCGGCAAACTCGCCAGCTGGCGGGATCAGGGCGTGCCGGACCTCGTTTTCCTGATCGGAGGCGCCGAAGGATACGGAGAGGCCGTGCGCAAGGCCGCTTCCGATACATTGGCCTTCGGTCCGCAAACCTGGCCGCACCGGTTCGTGAGGGCCATGTTGGCCGAACAGGTTTACCGGGCGATGTCGATCCTGGCGGGCACGCCGTATCACAAGGCCTGA
- the ubiE gene encoding bifunctional demethylmenaquinone methyltransferase/2-methoxy-6-polyprenyl-1,4-benzoquinol methylase UbiE, whose translation MSAEPETERKVSFGFEEVTESEKVARVKGVFRSVASRYDLMNDLMSAGVHRLWKHDAMNRVNPQPGERHLDVAGGTGELARAFLELADKAGKRRGIDKPATAIVSDINDAMLEAGKARADNAKWEGRLDWVCADGQNLPWADNSFDVVTVSFGIRNFADRVAGLKEFRRVLKPGGRLAVLEFSHMTAPALQAAYDTYSFNVIPQLGSLVAGDKESYQYLVESIRKFPDQETFRAEIEEAGFSNVSVTNFSGGIAALHFGWAV comes from the coding sequence ATGTCTGCAGAGCCTGAAACAGAGCGCAAGGTATCCTTCGGTTTCGAAGAGGTGACCGAGAGCGAGAAGGTGGCGCGCGTGAAGGGCGTCTTCCGCTCGGTCGCGTCGCGCTATGATTTGATGAACGATCTCATGTCCGCTGGCGTGCATCGCCTGTGGAAACATGATGCGATGAACCGCGTGAACCCGCAGCCGGGTGAACGCCATCTCGATGTCGCCGGCGGAACGGGGGAACTGGCGCGGGCCTTCCTGGAACTGGCCGACAAGGCCGGCAAGCGGCGCGGCATCGACAAGCCGGCGACGGCCATTGTGTCCGACATCAATGATGCGATGCTGGAAGCGGGCAAGGCACGCGCAGACAATGCGAAATGGGAAGGCCGGCTGGACTGGGTCTGCGCGGATGGCCAGAACCTGCCCTGGGCCGACAACAGTTTCGACGTCGTCACCGTGTCTTTCGGCATCCGCAATTTTGCTGACCGTGTGGCAGGCCTGAAAGAGTTTCGCCGCGTGCTGAAGCCGGGCGGCCGGCTTGCTGTGCTGGAGTTCAGCCACATGACAGCGCCCGCCCTTCAGGCGGCCTACGACACCTACAGTTTCAATGTCATCCCGCAGCTGGGCAGCCTCGTCGCGGGCGACAAGGAAAGCTACCAGTATCTCGTGGAATCAATCCGCAAGTTTCCAGATCAGGAAACCTTCCGTGCCGAGATCGAAGAAGCGGGATTCTCCAACGTCTCCGTCACGAATTTTTCCGGCGGGATTGCAGCCCTGCACTTCGGCTGGGCCGTCTGA
- the ubiB gene encoding 2-polyprenylphenol 6-hydroxylase, which produces MGLIGDYRRLMRAGIALARHDVILPADYQSRLPLAARIAGGTLRLFTGGARGRPGQRLARALEGLGPAYIKLGQFLATRPDVFGTEVTSDLDHLKDKLPPFSMKAARAALTAEFGAAEVDRLFADLSEPVAAASLAQVHRMDLPDGPRAVKILRPKIEEQLSKELSAMKRAARTIEGMSVESRRLKPVAFTETIATAMMRETDLRLEAGGADEMRALSEKNGYFQVPKVDWDRTGRRVLTIDWVDGKPLTDPTALDQPGIDRKALANDITRGFLTNAIEHGVFHADMHEGNLILTPEGKIGLVDFGIIGRIGMTERRFLAEILWGFLKRDYVRVAEVHFEAGYVPASQSVGEFAQALRTIGEPIHGKPAEEVSMGRVLLQLFDYTHTFGMALRPELVLLQKTMVQVEGVARAIDPAHNIWNASEPVVESWIRRSFGPQGAAKLVSDNIREVTNRLKRLPEVMDRFEAFMEHELEEAPPPPKKPFAPWWGWFGLAVALAGLAVWAFK; this is translated from the coding sequence TTGGGGCTGATCGGAGACTACAGGCGCTTGATGCGGGCCGGTATCGCGCTCGCACGGCATGACGTCATCCTGCCGGCGGACTATCAGTCCCGCCTGCCGCTGGCTGCGCGGATTGCGGGCGGCACGCTGCGCCTGTTCACCGGCGGGGCCCGCGGCCGACCGGGTCAGCGCCTGGCGCGCGCGCTGGAAGGATTGGGGCCAGCTTACATCAAGCTGGGCCAATTCCTCGCCACGCGGCCGGACGTGTTTGGCACGGAGGTCACCTCCGATCTGGATCATCTCAAGGACAAGCTGCCGCCATTCTCCATGAAGGCGGCCCGGGCCGCCCTCACCGCCGAGTTCGGCGCGGCGGAAGTGGACCGTCTGTTTGCCGATCTCTCCGAACCTGTGGCCGCCGCCTCGCTGGCGCAGGTGCACCGGATGGACCTGCCGGACGGGCCGCGTGCCGTGAAGATCCTGCGTCCGAAAATCGAGGAACAGCTGTCGAAAGAGCTGTCCGCCATGAAGCGGGCTGCGCGGACGATCGAAGGCATGTCGGTGGAAAGCCGCCGCCTGAAGCCGGTTGCCTTCACCGAGACCATCGCGACGGCCATGATGCGCGAGACCGATCTGCGCCTCGAAGCGGGCGGCGCGGACGAGATGCGTGCGCTCAGCGAAAAGAACGGCTATTTCCAGGTCCCGAAGGTGGACTGGGACCGGACCGGCCGCCGTGTACTGACAATCGATTGGGTCGACGGCAAACCGCTGACCGACCCCACGGCGCTGGACCAGCCGGGCATTGACCGCAAGGCCCTCGCCAATGACATCACCCGCGGCTTCCTGACCAATGCCATCGAACATGGCGTCTTCCATGCCGACATGCACGAAGGCAATCTCATCCTGACGCCGGAAGGAAAGATCGGTCTTGTCGATTTCGGCATTATCGGCCGGATCGGCATGACCGAGCGGCGTTTCCTGGCCGAGATCCTGTGGGGCTTCCTGAAGCGCGATTATGTCCGCGTTGCCGAAGTGCATTTCGAGGCAGGTTATGTGCCTGCGTCGCAATCGGTCGGAGAGTTTGCGCAGGCGCTGCGTACGATTGGCGAGCCGATCCATGGCAAGCCGGCCGAGGAAGTCTCGATGGGTCGGGTGTTGTTGCAGCTGTTCGATTACACCCACACATTCGGCATGGCGCTGCGCCCGGAACTTGTTCTGCTGCAGAAGACGATGGTGCAGGTAGAGGGCGTCGCGCGCGCCATCGACCCGGCGCACAATATCTGGAACGCGTCTGAACCTGTCGTGGAAAGCTGGATCCGGCGCAGTTTCGGCCCACAGGGCGCCGCGAAGCTGGTCTCGGACAACATCCGTGAGGTGACGAACCGGCTGAAACGCCTGCCGGAGGTCATGGACCGGTTTGAAGCCTTCATGGAGCATGAGCTGGAGGAGGCGCCGCCGCCGCC
- the gshB gene encoding glutathione synthase: MSLRVAIQMDPLEHVNIDGDTTFALAETAQARGMEIFVYGPQDMSLEGTRVTARVRPAKVQRVPGAPGVFGEAVTLDLAKDIDVVLMRQDPPFDLSYITACHMLELISGETLVLNDPEGVRSSPEKILPLMFPDLMPPTLVSRDSAAIEDFRDRYKDIIVKPIYGHGGAGVFRLKQDDSNLDSLLELFFSNSREPVMVQAFLPAVSEGDKRIMLVDGKAVGALNRRPKSGQVRSNLVVGGTAEKSDLSEADKRICDAIGPELRQRGLVLTGIDVIGGRLTEINVTSPTGVQAIKKLSGIDIPAIFWDSVQERLAGR; the protein is encoded by the coding sequence ATGAGTCTTCGCGTCGCGATCCAGATGGATCCGCTTGAGCACGTCAACATCGATGGTGACACCACATTTGCCCTGGCCGAAACGGCGCAGGCCCGCGGCATGGAAATTTTCGTCTATGGCCCGCAGGACATGAGCCTGGAAGGCACGCGCGTCACGGCGCGGGTGCGCCCGGCCAAGGTCCAGAGGGTTCCCGGCGCGCCCGGCGTGTTCGGCGAAGCGGTCACACTGGATTTGGCAAAGGACATCGATGTCGTGCTGATGCGGCAGGACCCGCCATTCGATCTTTCCTACATCACGGCCTGCCACATGCTGGAACTGATCAGCGGCGAGACGCTCGTGCTGAACGATCCGGAGGGTGTGCGTTCGAGCCCCGAGAAAATCCTGCCGCTCATGTTCCCGGACCTCATGCCCCCCACGCTGGTCAGCCGCGACTCCGCCGCCATCGAGGATTTCCGTGACCGCTACAAGGACATCATCGTCAAGCCGATCTACGGCCATGGCGGGGCCGGTGTGTTCCGGCTGAAGCAGGACGACTCCAATCTCGACTCGCTGCTTGAGCTGTTTTTCTCGAATTCCCGGGAACCCGTCATGGTGCAGGCTTTCCTGCCGGCGGTCAGCGAAGGCGACAAACGAATCATGCTGGTGGACGGCAAGGCCGTTGGCGCGCTGAACCGGCGTCCGAAATCCGGTCAGGTACGCTCGAATCTTGTGGTCGGCGGAACGGCGGAAAAGTCGGATCTCAGCGAGGCAGACAAACGTATCTGCGACGCGATCGGCCCGGAACTGCGGCAGCGCGGACTGGTCCTGACCGGCATCGACGTCATCGGCGGGCGCCTGACTGAAATCAATGTCACCTCACCGACCGGGGTTCAGGCGATCAAGAAACTCAGCGGCATTGATATCCCTGCCATTTTCTGGGACTCTGTGCAGGAGAGACTTGCAGGCCGCTAG
- a CDS encoding TAXI family TRAP transporter solute-binding subunit, translating into MSGWRDFLKVYWPLIAVAAIGLIAALMLMDPAPPKHIRFAAGAQGGAYHAYAERYQRLLQAQGVEVDLVDTAGSIENLRLLDDGDVDVALVQGGLASRQDREVLHSLGGLFPEPFWVFVRAGNGINAFGDLRGYRFAIGPDGSGTRSLALSLQSEFGGTWPASAQMTLSGSEAADALRAGTVDAVAFAASVEAPYVQDMLRDPAVDLLPFERAPALARRQDALSAVTLLRGVVDIGADIPSSDVPLVAPVAQLAIRQDVHPAIEALLIDSAMAIHGDGSLLSAAGSWPDPDATDLPISGQARRYYRNGPSFLRRYFSFDVANFLDRAWVLAIPLLTLLFPLVRAAPPIYRWRVRRKIYVWYKDIRELEARGRASPTPDERSRIVKDLEDLQEEIGAVDVPLSYTDDLYRLRSHVEFVKQLVMNPKGAVSAPALGA; encoded by the coding sequence GTGTCAGGTTGGCGGGATTTCCTCAAAGTGTACTGGCCGCTGATCGCGGTTGCCGCGATTGGCCTGATCGCCGCCCTGATGCTGATGGACCCGGCCCCGCCGAAGCACATTCGTTTCGCAGCCGGGGCGCAGGGCGGGGCCTATCACGCCTATGCGGAACGGTATCAGCGTCTGCTGCAGGCGCAGGGAGTGGAGGTCGACCTGGTCGATACGGCAGGGTCCATCGAAAACCTGCGTTTGCTCGACGATGGGGACGTGGACGTCGCACTGGTTCAGGGCGGTCTGGCTTCCAGGCAGGACCGTGAGGTTCTGCATTCACTTGGCGGCCTGTTTCCGGAGCCTTTCTGGGTGTTCGTCCGCGCAGGCAACGGCATCAACGCGTTCGGGGATTTGCGGGGGTATCGCTTTGCCATCGGGCCCGATGGGTCAGGCACGCGATCTCTTGCGCTCTCTCTGCAATCGGAGTTCGGCGGCACCTGGCCGGCCAGCGCCCAGATGACCCTGTCAGGCAGCGAGGCGGCCGATGCGCTGCGGGCCGGTACGGTCGACGCCGTGGCCTTCGCGGCGTCGGTGGAGGCGCCCTATGTGCAGGACATGCTTCGTGACCCGGCCGTGGACTTGCTGCCGTTTGAGCGCGCACCAGCCCTGGCAAGGCGGCAGGACGCCCTGTCCGCGGTCACGCTGTTGCGCGGCGTGGTCGATATCGGCGCCGATATTCCGTCTTCGGATGTCCCCCTGGTTGCCCCGGTGGCCCAGCTCGCCATCCGGCAGGATGTTCATCCGGCAATCGAGGCGCTGCTGATCGACTCCGCGATGGCCATTCACGGGGACGGGTCCTTGCTGTCGGCCGCCGGCAGCTGGCCGGACCCGGACGCAACGGATCTTCCGATCTCCGGCCAGGCACGGCGGTATTACCGGAACGGTCCGTCCTTTCTGCGGCGGTATTTTTCGTTCGATGTTGCAAACTTTCTGGACCGGGCCTGGGTACTCGCGATCCCGTTGCTCACGCTTCTTTTCCCGCTGGTGCGCGCCGCCCCGCCGATCTATCGCTGGCGCGTGCGGCGGAAAATCTATGTCTGGTACAAGGACATCCGGGAGCTGGAGGCGCGTGGCCGGGCCTCGCCAACGCCGGACGAGCGGTCGCGTATCGTGAAGGATCTGGAAGACCTTCAGGAAGAAATCGGCGCGGTGGACGTGCCATTGTCCTATACGGACGACCTCTACCGGCTGCGCAGCCATGTCGAGTTTGTCAAACAGCTGGTGATGAACCCCAAAGGCGCTGTTTCGGCGCCAGCTCTGGGCGCTTAG
- a CDS encoding SDR family oxidoreductase, with protein sequence MANGAALIIGAGDATGGAIARAFARDGLTACVTRRPRNLSDLDALVGSIEADGGTARAFGVDARSEEETIALFDQVEAEVGPIEACVFNIGANVRFPITDTTSRVYQKVWEMAAFAGFLAGREAARVMSPRGRGTIIFTGATAAIRGGAGFSAFAGAKHSLRALAQSMARELGPKGIHVAHVVIDGAIDSAFIRETFPDAAERRDRDGLLIPDEIAKNYVWLHQQHRSAWTHELDLRPWCETW encoded by the coding sequence ATGGCCAATGGAGCCGCACTGATCATTGGCGCAGGCGACGCGACCGGCGGGGCGATTGCCAGAGCCTTCGCCCGCGACGGCCTCACAGCCTGCGTCACGCGCCGCCCGCGCAACCTGTCCGATCTCGATGCGCTGGTCGGATCGATTGAGGCAGACGGCGGCACGGCGCGCGCTTTCGGCGTCGATGCCCGCAGCGAAGAGGAAACCATCGCGCTGTTCGATCAGGTGGAAGCAGAGGTTGGCCCGATCGAAGCCTGCGTCTTCAATATCGGTGCGAACGTCCGTTTCCCGATCACCGACACCACCAGCCGCGTGTACCAGAAGGTCTGGGAGATGGCGGCGTTTGCAGGCTTTCTCGCTGGTCGCGAAGCGGCGCGTGTGATGAGCCCGCGCGGACGCGGCACGATCATTTTCACCGGCGCCACAGCGGCCATACGGGGCGGCGCAGGCTTCTCGGCCTTTGCTGGTGCCAAGCATTCTCTGCGGGCGCTGGCGCAATCGATGGCGCGGGAGCTTGGCCCAAAGGGTATCCATGTCGCCCATGTCGTGATCGACGGGGCGATCGATTCCGCCTTCATCCGGGAGACCTTTCCCGATGCCGCCGAGCGGCGAGACCGTGATGGGCTTCTGATCCCGGACGAGATTGCAAAGAACTATGTCTGGCTGCACCAGCAGCACCGCTCAGCCTGGACACACGAACTGGACCTCAGGCCCTGGTGTGAAACCTGGTGA
- the mutM gene encoding bifunctional DNA-formamidopyrimidine glycosylase/DNA-(apurinic or apyrimidinic site) lyase — MPELPEVETVRRGLAPVMEGRTIVSLTQNRADLRFPFPERFAERVSGQKVVRLGRRAKFLTVELSSGEVLVMHLGMTGRFTVQGHATARYKHETGTDPVHDHVIMVLDSHDIVTYNDPRRFGFMELWPAEQFQSYPRLMAMGPEPLSNHFSAAYLDTALKGKKAPIKAALLDQSVIAGLGNIYVCEALWRAKISPKRLSQSVPGQRAARLAPAINDVIAEAIEAGGSSISDFASASGELGYFQHRFAVYDREGQPCPACGTTIKRLVQSGRSTFYCSACQR, encoded by the coding sequence ATGCCTGAATTACCCGAAGTCGAGACAGTTCGCCGCGGCCTCGCCCCTGTCATGGAGGGGCGCACGATTGTGTCGCTGACGCAGAACCGCGCCGACCTGCGCTTCCCCTTCCCCGAACGCTTCGCCGAGCGGGTCTCGGGGCAGAAAGTGGTGCGCCTCGGACGGCGGGCAAAATTCCTGACCGTGGAGCTGTCATCCGGCGAGGTGCTGGTGATGCATCTCGGCATGACCGGGCGCTTCACCGTGCAGGGTCATGCCACCGCCCGCTACAAGCATGAAACAGGCACGGATCCGGTCCATGATCATGTCATTATGGTCCTGGATAGTCATGACATCGTCACCTACAACGACCCCCGCCGGTTCGGCTTCATGGAGCTGTGGCCTGCCGAGCAATTCCAGTCATATCCACGGTTAATGGCCATGGGGCCGGAGCCGCTGAGCAACCATTTCTCCGCCGCATACCTGGACACCGCCCTCAAGGGAAAAAAGGCCCCGATCAAGGCCGCCCTGCTCGACCAGTCAGTGATCGCAGGCCTCGGGAACATCTATGTCTGCGAGGCCCTGTGGCGGGCGAAAATTTCGCCGAAACGCCTGTCGCAGAGCGTTCCCGGCCAGCGCGCCGCCCGGCTCGCCCCGGCCATCAATGACGTGATCGCCGAAGCCATCGAGGCCGGCGGTTCGTCGATTTCGGACTTTGCCAGCGCCAGCGGGGAACTCGGCTATTTCCAGCACCGGTTTGCGGTCTACGACCGTGAGGGCCAGCCCTGCCCGGCTTGCGGCACCACAATCAAACGCCTCGTCCAGTCCGGCCGGTCGACTTTCTACTGCTCCGCCTGCCAGCGCTGA
- a CDS encoding BON domain-containing protein: protein MKPPFSALVLSMTLLLPLGGCVVAAVGTAGAIGITAAQDKTMGQALDDANVSNQIKAKLLSENSEKYAEVDVEVANGLVLLSGRVNFPEDRVRAEGIAWSAALTKDVANEIKIEPPGGFIANISDEVITGRVRARLIGSKTVKSLNFNIETYDGIVYLMGTARTAKELKKAAEEASVVAGVKQVVSYVRLLEPEVRAPEPELQGQPTSYQNVPDTSYGSDAELIGASY, encoded by the coding sequence ATGAAGCCCCCCTTTTCCGCTCTCGTCCTGTCCATGACCCTGCTTTTGCCGCTCGGCGGCTGTGTCGTTGCAGCAGTTGGCACAGCGGGCGCGATCGGCATCACTGCGGCGCAGGACAAGACGATGGGCCAGGCGCTGGATGACGCGAACGTCTCCAATCAGATCAAGGCGAAACTCCTCTCCGAAAATTCGGAAAAATATGCGGAAGTCGACGTGGAAGTCGCCAATGGCCTCGTTCTGCTGAGCGGCCGTGTCAATTTCCCCGAAGACCGGGTGCGCGCAGAAGGCATCGCCTGGAGCGCCGCCCTGACAAAGGATGTGGCGAACGAGATCAAGATCGAACCGCCGGGCGGCTTCATCGCCAATATCTCCGATGAGGTCATCACCGGCCGCGTCCGGGCCCGGCTGATCGGCTCCAAAACCGTCAAAAGCCTGAATTTCAATATCGAGACCTATGACGGCATCGTCTATCTCATGGGCACGGCCCGCACCGCGAAGGAGCTGAAAAAAGCTGCCGAGGAAGCCAGTGTCGTGGCCGGGGTTAAGCAGGTCGTTTCCTATGTCCGCCTGCTCGAACCGGAAGTCCGCGCCCCCGAACCGGAACTACAGGGCCAGCCGACCTCTTACCAAAACGTCCCCGATACCTCATATGGGTCTGACGCCGAGCTGATCGGCGCAAGTTACTGA